One Mailhella massiliensis DNA segment encodes these proteins:
- a CDS encoding sigma-54 interaction domain-containing protein gives MAEFKSLLYDYLDQILDLLDEGICITDVRGVIIYLNRRYEEISSISRDVMLGKNAQDFVHQGVLNIIVNPEVIQTQEKVTRVQNTDTGRRLLLEGHPVFDETGRAVMCLTFVRDESCMANLQATLLRQKEIIETFSKLDVEKVGADNEPMEIVQSTAMRNIYKKISRIALSDIPVLILGETGTGKDVVARHIHHLSSRQSGPFIKVDCGSITPSLIESELFGYEGGAFSGALHRGKMGLIEAASHGTLFLDEIGELPLSMQTKLLRVLQDGEILRIGSISPKKVDVRIVAATNRNLEEAVQKGEFRRDLYYRLKFIAIELPPLRDRKSEIIPMAHAFLNYYGRKYRRELKFTRNADKALLCYSWPGNVRELRNMIHGLSVCTDGRTIEAEDLPFVASAEKDRENEPGRILLSRTYKEAMEEYEKKLLDDVLCAFSSVSDAARHLDMDRSTLFRKIKAWKKRGVQLGKRHVKILDKS, from the coding sequence CGAGGGCATCTGCATTACCGACGTTCGGGGCGTCATCATCTATCTCAACAGGCGTTACGAGGAAATCTCATCCATTTCCCGGGATGTCATGCTCGGAAAAAACGCTCAGGACTTCGTTCATCAGGGGGTTCTCAACATCATCGTCAATCCTGAAGTCATTCAGACGCAGGAAAAAGTGACCCGTGTCCAGAATACGGACACGGGAAGACGCCTGCTTCTTGAAGGACATCCCGTTTTCGACGAAACGGGCCGGGCCGTCATGTGCCTTACCTTCGTGCGTGATGAATCATGCATGGCGAATCTTCAGGCCACACTGCTCAGACAGAAGGAAATCATAGAGACCTTCTCCAAGCTCGATGTGGAAAAAGTCGGCGCAGACAATGAACCCATGGAAATCGTCCAGAGTACGGCCATGCGGAACATCTACAAAAAGATCTCGCGCATCGCGCTGTCGGACATCCCGGTACTCATTCTGGGAGAAACGGGAACGGGCAAGGACGTCGTTGCAAGGCACATTCATCATCTGAGCAGCCGGCAAAGCGGCCCCTTCATCAAGGTGGACTGCGGAAGCATCACGCCTTCGCTCATTGAATCGGAGCTTTTCGGCTATGAGGGCGGCGCCTTTTCCGGCGCGCTGCACAGGGGCAAAATGGGGCTTATCGAAGCCGCCTCCCATGGTACGCTCTTTCTGGACGAAATAGGCGAACTTCCCCTGTCCATGCAGACAAAACTTCTGCGCGTGCTTCAGGACGGGGAAATTCTCCGCATAGGCTCCATCTCCCCCAAAAAGGTCGACGTGCGCATCGTGGCCGCGACGAACAGAAATCTTGAGGAAGCCGTACAGAAGGGAGAATTCCGACGGGATCTGTACTATCGCCTGAAGTTCATCGCCATAGAACTGCCGCCTCTGAGGGACAGAAAAAGCGAGATCATTCCCATGGCTCATGCCTTTTTGAACTACTACGGCAGAAAATACCGCCGCGAACTGAAATTCACACGAAATGCCGACAAGGCCCTGCTCTGTTACTCATGGCCGGGCAATGTCAGGGAACTTCGAAACATGATACACGGTCTGTCCGTCTGCACGGACGGCAGAACCATCGAGGCGGAAGATCTGCCCTTCGTCGCCAGTGCGGAGAAGGACAGGGAAAACGAACCCGGCAGAATACTGCTTTCCCGCACCTACAAGGAAGCCATGGAGGAATATGAAAAAAAACTGCTCGATGATGTGCTGTGCGCCTTTTCTTCCGTAAGCGACGCCGCGCGCCATCTGGACATGGACAGAAGCACGCTGTTTCGGAAGATCAAGGCATGGAAAAAACGCGGCGTTCAGCTGGGGAAACGCCATGTAAAAATTCTGGACAAATCGTAG